The following proteins are co-located in the Gossypium hirsutum isolate 1008001.06 chromosome A02, Gossypium_hirsutum_v2.1, whole genome shotgun sequence genome:
- the LOC107944511 gene encoding mechanosensitive ion channel protein 2, chloroplastic: MYLSGSLQLSHDLGLCRNQGCNKKFKGVLGRQRLNLLSDTLSSSTSFQQQDSWRIRLSNSLYRPIHSVPYRNNAFKSHAFLVPGKVFELPVVKAASIALKRSYNILQDSPLVFKLAPAVGIIIFAVCGVVPLMQHGRSLLLHRSDNSWKKSRTHYVTTSYIQPLLLWTGAILICRTLDPLVLPTEASQLVKQRLLNFVQSLSTVLAFAYCLSSTIQQTQKFFMETSEISNTRNMGFQFAGKALYSAVWVAAVSLFMELLGFSTQRWLTAGGLGTVLLTLAGREIFTNFLSSAMIHATRPFVVNEWIQTKIEGYEVSGTVEHVGWWSPTIIRGEDREAVHIPNHKFTVNVVRNLSQKTHWRIKTHLAISHLDVHKINNIVADMRKVLAKNPQVEQQRLHRRVFLENVSPENQALLILVSCFVKTSHLEEYLCVKEAILLDLLRVISHHRARLATPIRTVQKVVGDSELENVPFADSIYNHGGVSSNRPLLLIEPAYKINGEDRTKGRSAQPTGEQDSKTTVRPAADNKAGATPKPDSKSKADAKVVESPNSETKASNASFEPTSHPKTDDKVKPPSKSTQKTSSNAAETSSPDQKVLDNKRVSDKQQKVARPSVSTTESGIDKAGGLREPFQSKPEGEKLPVSALEENIVLGVALEGSKRTLPIDDEMTPRTSEAKELASTSRNGTGSSAEDKKGGQIWPTSGNPDDQ, encoded by the exons ATGTATCTTTCTGGTTCTTTGCAATTGTCCCATGATTTGGGACTTTGCAGGAACCAGGGATGTAATAAAAAGTTTAAG gGTGTATTGGGAAGGCAGCGGTTGAATTTATTGAGCGACACCCTCTCATCTAGCACTTCG TTCCAGCAGCAGGATTCTTGGAGAATTCGGCTCTCCAACAGTTTGTACAGGCCAATACATTCAGTTCCATACAGAAACAATGCCTTTAAGAGTCATGCTTTTCTAGTACCAGGCAAAGTATTTGAACTTCCTGTGGTAAAAGCTGCCTCTATTGCATTGAAAAG GTCATATAATATTTTACAAGATAGTCCTCTTGTATTTAAGTTGGCTCCAGCAGTTGGCATTATTATTTTTGCCGTATGTGGTGTTGTGCCACTTATGCAACATGGTAGAAGCTTACTTCTTCAT AGGAGTGATAATAGCTGGAAGAAGAGCAGAACCCATTACGTTACAACTTCTTATATTCAACCTTTGCTGCTGTGGACTGGTGCAATCCTCATATGCAG AACATTGGATCCATTGGTTCTCCCTACAGAAGCCAGCCAATTGGTTAAGCAACGgcttttgaattttgtacaatcaTTGTCGACTGTGCTGGCCTTTGCATATTGCTTATCGAG CACGATTCAGCAAACGCAGAAATTCTTCATGGAGACAAGTGAGATCAGCAATACGAGAAAT ATGGGTTTCCAGTTTGCAGGGAAAGCACTATATTCTGCAGTTTGGGTTGCTGCTGTGTCATTGTTCATGGAGTTGTTGGGCTTCTCTACTCAGAGGTGGCTCACTGCTGGAGGTCTAGGGACAGTTTTGCTGACTCTTGCTGGCCGTGAG ATATTCACAAATTTTCTCTCAAGTGCAATGATTCATGCGACTCGACCTTTTGTCGTGAATGAATGGATTCAAACAAAGATAGAGGGATATGAAGTTTCTGGTACTGTTGAG CATGTTGGTTGGTGGTCACCAACAATAATAAGAGGGGAGGATCGTGAAGCAGTTCACATTCCAAACCACAAATTTACAGTAAATGTTGTGAGAAATCTCAGTCAGAAAACTCATTGGCGCATTAAAACTCACCTGGCCATCAGTCACTTGGATGTCCATAAGATTAAT AATATTGTTGCCGACATGCGCAAGGTATTGGCTAAGAATCCTCAGGTTGAGCAGCAGAGATTACACAGAAGAGTATTTCTGGAGAATGTCAGCCCCGAAAATCAGGCTCTTTTG ATATTGGTGTCCTGTTTTGTGAAGACTTCCCACCTTGAAGAATACCTATGTGTCAAG GAAGCTATACTTTTAGATCTCCTTAGAGTCATCAGCCATCACCGTGCCCGACTTGCCACACCAATTCGAACTGTGCAGAAAGTAGTTGGTGATTCTGAGTTGGAAAATGTACCATTCGCAGACTCAATCTATAACCATGGTGGAGTGTCATCTAACAGGCCTCTGTTACTGATCGAACCTGCTTACAAGATCAATGGTGAGGATAGAACAAAAGGCCGGTCTGCACAACCAACCGGAGAACAAGACAGTAAAACCACAGTACGGCCTGCTGCAGACAACAAGGCCGGAGCAACACCAAAGCCTGATTCCAAATCCAAAGCAGATGCCAAGGTTGTAGAAAGCCCAAATTCTGAAACCAAAGCCTCTAATGCTTCTTTTGAACCAACATCACATCCCAAGACAGATGATAAAGTTAAACCACCATCAAAATCAACCCAGAAGACGAGTTCTAATGCTGCAGAAACATCTAGTCCCGACCAAAAGGTTCTGGATAACAAAAGAGTTTCCGATAAGCAACAGAAAGTTGCTAGGCCTTCTGTTTCCACAACGGAAAGTGGGATTGACAAAGCAGGTGGATTACGAGAACCGTTTCAATCAAAACCGGAAGGCGAGAAGTTGCCAGTCTCTGCCTTAGAGGAAAACATAGTTCTCGGTGTTGCATTAGAGGGCTCGAAGAGAACACTACCTATCGATGATGAGATGACTCCGCGCACATCAGAAGCAAAAGAGTTGGCTTCCACAAGCCGAAATGGAACCGGATCAAGTGCTGAAGACAAGAAAGGCGGTCAGATCTGGCCCACATCTGGTAACCCCGATGATCAGTGA
- the LOC121208807 gene encoding uncharacterized protein isoform X2 → MAVSFPGFPWWFWGNSGNKEKQLVSNGSSLNSSDWGLGLREHETVKFPTKIASTKGKPNWQGNEERRVVDKEYDLVMVPSDGVHLSGYESDGPEWSIGWEEPHGPGFHGEDDDDGFAVLVPCYRPGCKELVESPNNQLLSAIKNLPTGFSSEGSNSVQQWLSSFPNY, encoded by the exons ATGGCAGTTTCCTTCCCTGGTTTTCCATGGTGGTTTTGGGGTAATAGTGGAAATAAGGAGAAACAGCTTGTTTCAAATGGATCTTCCTTAAATTCTTCTGATTGGGGTTTAGGTTTACGAGAGCATGAAACTGTTAAATTCCCAACAAAAATAGCCTCAACTAAAGGAAAACCAAATTGGCAAGGTAATGAAGAAAGGAGAGTGGTTGATAAAGAATATGACCTTGTGATGGTTCCATCAGATGGTGTGCATTTATCTGGATATGAATCAGATGGTCCAGAATGGTCCATTGGGTGGGAAGAACCACATGGTCCTGGTTTTCAtggtgaagatgatgatgatgggtTTGCTGTGTTGGTTCCATGTTATAGACCTGGTTGCAAAGAACTTGTTGAAAGCCCTAATAACCAGCTCTTGAGTGCCATCAAGAACCTCCCAACTGGGTTCTCTTCTG AGGGAAGCAACTCGGTGCAGCAATGGTTATCTTCCTTCCCGAACTACTGA
- the LOC107944510 gene encoding O-fucosyltransferase 39 isoform X2, translated as MEKMMRFQYKPVRRQEAIVGLFVLLFPVLLPCFFASFSHASPSTFLEWNVPKPRHLRLLTSALQRESSNGEPTDLWAPLADQGWRPCFGGSVNPPPLPQKSEGYLQVFLDGGLNQQRMGICDAVAVAKILNATLVIPYLEVNPVWQDSSSFMDIFDVDHFINVMKDDISIVKELPDDFSWSTREYYATAIRPTRIKRAPVHASANWYLENVLPVLQSNGIAAISPFSHRLSFDNLPSEIQKLRCQVNFKALVFVPHIRALGDALVHRLRYPPTESPPLITNDLTGTTDRNVKQMPQKFVVVHLRFDKDMAAHSACDFGGGKAEKLALAKYRQRIWGGRVLNSQFTDEELRSQGRCPLTPEEIGLLLAALGFDNSTRLYLASHKVYGGEARISTLRELFPKMENKKSLASSEERVLIKGKASLLAAVDYYVGMHSDIFVSASPGNMHNALVGHRTFENMKTIRPNMPLLGQLFLNKNITWSEFRQAVVEGHINRQGQLRLRKPKQSIYTYPAPDCMCQV; from the exons ATGGAAAAAATGATGAGGTTTCAGTATAAGCCTGTTAGAAGACAAGAAGCCATTGTTGGGTTGTTTGTGTTGCTTTTCCCAGTTCTTTTGCCTTGTTTTTTTGCTTCATTCAGCCATGCTTCCCCTTCAACATTCTTG GAGTGGAATGTTCCGAAACCTCGACATTTACGGTTACTCACGAGTGCCTTACAACGTGAAAGT TCTAATGGAGAACCGACTGATCTTTGGGCTCCTTTGGCTGACCAAGGTTGGAGACCATGTTTTGGTGGATCTGTAAACCCCCCAC CGTTGCCCCAGAAATCTGAAGGATATCTTCAGGTCTTTCTTGATGGAGGACTTAACCAGCAAAGAATGGGG ATATGTGATGCAGTTGCCGTTGCTAAAATATTGAATGCAACACTTGTGATCCCGTATCTCGAAGTAAATCCGGTTTGGCAAGATTCAAG CTCATTCATGGATATATTTGATGTGGATCACTTTATTAATGTAATGAAGGATGACATATCGATTGTCAAAGAACTACCTGATGATTTCTCTTGGAGCACAAGAGAGTATTATGCCACCGCTATTCGACCAACCCGAATTAAACGAGCACCTGTTCATGCATCTGCAAACTGGTACCTTGAGAATGTCTTGCCTGTACTTCAGAG CAATGGGATTGCTGCAATTTCTCCGTTTTCTCACCGTTTGTCTTTTGACAACTTGCCGAGTGAAATCCAGAAGCTACGTTGTCAAGTCAACTTTAAAGCACTTGTTTTTGTTCCGCACATTCGAGCACTTGGAGATGCCCTTGTCCATCGCCTAAGGTATCCTCCTACTGAAAGTCCACCACTTATTACCAATGATCTCACTGGGACCACTGATCGAAATGTCAAACAAATGCCACAGAAATTTGTAGTGGTACACCTTCGGTTTGATAAG GATATGGCGGCTCATTCAGCCTGTGATTTCGGTGGGGGTAAAGCTGAAAAGTTGGCTTTGGCCAAGTACCGACAAAGGATTTGGGGAGGGAGGGTTCTCAATTCTCAGTTTACCGATGAAGAGTTGAGGAGTCAAGGTCGTTGTCCATTGACTCCTGAAGAAATTGGATTGTTGCTAGCAGCTTTGGGTTTTGATAATAGTACCCGTCTTTATCTTGCTTCCCACAAG GTATATGGCGGGGAAGCTAGGATTTCCACCTTACGAGAGCTATTCCCGAAGATGGAAAACAAAAAGAGCCTTGCCTCTTCAGAGGAAAGGGTCCTTATAAAAGGAAAAGCTTCATTGTTAGCAGCAGTTGATTACTATGTTGGTATGCATAGTGATATCTTTGTCTCGGCCTCTCCTGGGAATATGCACAATGCGTTG GTTGGACACCGAACTTTCGAGAACATGAAGACCATAAGACCAAACATGCCATTATTAGGGCAACTCTTCCTTAACAAAAACATTACTTGGTCGGAATTCCGTCAAGCAGTGGTGGAAGGTCATATAAACAGACAAGGTCAACTCCGGTTAAGGAAACCGAAAcaatccatatatacatatcCGGCTCCGGATTGTATGTGCCAAGTTTAA
- the LOC107944510 gene encoding O-fucosyltransferase 39 isoform X1: MEKMMRFQYKPVRRQEAIVGLFVLLFPVLLPCFFASFSHASPSTFLEWNVPKPRHLRLLTSALQRESSNGEPTDLWAPLADQGWRPCFGGSVNPPREWQTMRFLSFALPQKSEGYLQVFLDGGLNQQRMGICDAVAVAKILNATLVIPYLEVNPVWQDSSSFMDIFDVDHFINVMKDDISIVKELPDDFSWSTREYYATAIRPTRIKRAPVHASANWYLENVLPVLQSNGIAAISPFSHRLSFDNLPSEIQKLRCQVNFKALVFVPHIRALGDALVHRLRYPPTESPPLITNDLTGTTDRNVKQMPQKFVVVHLRFDKDMAAHSACDFGGGKAEKLALAKYRQRIWGGRVLNSQFTDEELRSQGRCPLTPEEIGLLLAALGFDNSTRLYLASHKVYGGEARISTLRELFPKMENKKSLASSEERVLIKGKASLLAAVDYYVGMHSDIFVSASPGNMHNALVGHRTFENMKTIRPNMPLLGQLFLNKNITWSEFRQAVVEGHINRQGQLRLRKPKQSIYTYPAPDCMCQV, translated from the exons ATGGAAAAAATGATGAGGTTTCAGTATAAGCCTGTTAGAAGACAAGAAGCCATTGTTGGGTTGTTTGTGTTGCTTTTCCCAGTTCTTTTGCCTTGTTTTTTTGCTTCATTCAGCCATGCTTCCCCTTCAACATTCTTG GAGTGGAATGTTCCGAAACCTCGACATTTACGGTTACTCACGAGTGCCTTACAACGTGAAAGT TCTAATGGAGAACCGACTGATCTTTGGGCTCCTTTGGCTGACCAAGGTTGGAGACCATGTTTTGGTGGATCTGTAAACCCCCCACGTGAGTGGCAAACGATGAGATTTTTGAGTTTTG CGTTGCCCCAGAAATCTGAAGGATATCTTCAGGTCTTTCTTGATGGAGGACTTAACCAGCAAAGAATGGGG ATATGTGATGCAGTTGCCGTTGCTAAAATATTGAATGCAACACTTGTGATCCCGTATCTCGAAGTAAATCCGGTTTGGCAAGATTCAAG CTCATTCATGGATATATTTGATGTGGATCACTTTATTAATGTAATGAAGGATGACATATCGATTGTCAAAGAACTACCTGATGATTTCTCTTGGAGCACAAGAGAGTATTATGCCACCGCTATTCGACCAACCCGAATTAAACGAGCACCTGTTCATGCATCTGCAAACTGGTACCTTGAGAATGTCTTGCCTGTACTTCAGAG CAATGGGATTGCTGCAATTTCTCCGTTTTCTCACCGTTTGTCTTTTGACAACTTGCCGAGTGAAATCCAGAAGCTACGTTGTCAAGTCAACTTTAAAGCACTTGTTTTTGTTCCGCACATTCGAGCACTTGGAGATGCCCTTGTCCATCGCCTAAGGTATCCTCCTACTGAAAGTCCACCACTTATTACCAATGATCTCACTGGGACCACTGATCGAAATGTCAAACAAATGCCACAGAAATTTGTAGTGGTACACCTTCGGTTTGATAAG GATATGGCGGCTCATTCAGCCTGTGATTTCGGTGGGGGTAAAGCTGAAAAGTTGGCTTTGGCCAAGTACCGACAAAGGATTTGGGGAGGGAGGGTTCTCAATTCTCAGTTTACCGATGAAGAGTTGAGGAGTCAAGGTCGTTGTCCATTGACTCCTGAAGAAATTGGATTGTTGCTAGCAGCTTTGGGTTTTGATAATAGTACCCGTCTTTATCTTGCTTCCCACAAG GTATATGGCGGGGAAGCTAGGATTTCCACCTTACGAGAGCTATTCCCGAAGATGGAAAACAAAAAGAGCCTTGCCTCTTCAGAGGAAAGGGTCCTTATAAAAGGAAAAGCTTCATTGTTAGCAGCAGTTGATTACTATGTTGGTATGCATAGTGATATCTTTGTCTCGGCCTCTCCTGGGAATATGCACAATGCGTTG GTTGGACACCGAACTTTCGAGAACATGAAGACCATAAGACCAAACATGCCATTATTAGGGCAACTCTTCCTTAACAAAAACATTACTTGGTCGGAATTCCGTCAAGCAGTGGTGGAAGGTCATATAAACAGACAAGGTCAACTCCGGTTAAGGAAACCGAAAcaatccatatatacatatcCGGCTCCGGATTGTATGTGCCAAGTTTAA
- the LOC107950476 gene encoding uncharacterized protein At4g38062 gives MAMETVYEELDEVKVENEKLKADLKSKSELCEHLKKIQNELLTNIQEASSKIGKQAERILEKEEEISVAKRAIEDLKHSLYDKEMIVKHLNGANNKLRVERDEKNQKWEQENGLMVLALDEANEKNVDLEKTINVLRAEIKGIKAHLSVSQNKCLEAKKKAENTKEMRERDDLLDEVEKGRRKVEDELKWKKEQFKYLEEAHEKLLDQFKVSKLEWEQEKSALLDEVSLLKTRLDSQIWLTEDLENRLKMCNQVLAHEETRRKYLEAEISELKMRFGNIFSEFQDAKSRLDCLNLQRENEVATQRHLLGTKESLMEENFNSSLNSFSSELEIEEKKLMIEELEDDIPSIQEKLLLQEKSLSGCNKLVLTVEAELKAKNIEMKNLIDQMEARLRKSEDLVNDLKSEKTNLLEDIMKLSMDREILIRFVGGIGDRITELFRGEAQLMGFSAGF, from the coding sequence atggCAATGGAGACGGTCTACGAAGAGTTAGATGAAGTAAAAGTTGAGAACGAGAAGCTAAAGGCAGATTTGAAAAGCAAATCCGAGTTATGTGAACATTTGAAGAAAATCCAGAATGAGCTGTTAACAAATATCCAAGAAGCGAGTTCAAAAATTGGGAAGCAGGCGGAACGAATTctcgaaaaagaagaagaaatctcGGTGGCGAAGCGAGCGATTGAAGATCTTAAACACAGTCTGTATGACAAAGAAATGATTGTCAAGCATTTGAATGGTGCAAATAATAAGCTAAGAGTTGAGCGCGATGAGAAGAATCAGAAATGGGAGCAGGAAAATGGACTGATGGTATTGGCTTTAGATGAAGCAAATGAGAAGAATGTAGATCTAGAGAAGACAATTAATGTGCTAAGGGCAGAGATTAAAGGTATAAAAGCTCACCTCTCGGTGTCACAGAATAAGTGTTTGGAAGCAAAGAAAAAGGCCGAAAACACGAAGGAGATGAGAGAAAGAGATGATTTGTTGGATGAGGTAGAAAAAGGCAGGAGGAAGGTTGAAGATGAGTTAAAATGGAAGAAGGAACAGTTCAAATACCTAGAAGAAGCTCATGAAAAGCTTTTAGACCAGTTCAAGGTGAGTAAGCTTGAGTGGGAGCAAGAAAAATCTGCATTGCTTGATGAGGTTTCTTTGCTGAAAACAAGATTGGATTCTCAGATCTGGCTTACGGAAGATCTTGAAAACCGTTTGAAAATGTGCAACCAAGTTTTGGCTCATGAAGAAACTCGAAGAAAGTACCTGGAAGCTGAAATTTCAGAGCTCAAAATGCGGTTTGGAAATATTTTTTCTGAATTCCAGGACGCAAAGTCACGATTAGACTGCTTGAATTTGCAAAGGGAAAACGAAGTTGCGACTCAGAGACATTTATTGGGAACCAAGGAATCGttaatggaagaaaattttaatagCTCATTGAATTCCTTTTCCTCAGAGctagaaattgaagagaaaaaattAATGATTGAGGAGTTGGAGGATGACATTCCTAGTATCCAGGAGAAACTGTTATTGCAAGAAAAGTCCCTCTCTGGTTGTAACAAGCTAGTATTGACTGTTGAAGCTGAACTTAAAGCAAAGAACATAGAAATGAAGAATTTAATTGATCAGATGGAGGCGAGGCTGAGAAAATCAGAGGATTTGGTTAATGATCTCAAGAGTGAAAAGACGAATTTGCTTGAAGATATCATGAAGTTGTCAATGGATAGGGAAATTTTGATTAGATTCGTTGGGGGCATAGGTGACAGGATCACTGAGTTATTCAGGGGAGAAGCACAGCTAATGGGATTTAGTGCAGGCTTTTGA
- the LOC107950011 gene encoding protein NETWORKED 2D, whose amino-acid sequence MLQRAASNAYSWWWASHIRTKQSKWLEHSLEDMEEKVTSVLKLIEEDGDSFAKRAEMYYKKRPELIHFVEESYRAYRALAERYDHISTELQNANNTIASVFPDRVQFAMDDEDEYDSLSFLNKATENSKGSIPMVPKLPVKELKSLITSATKDMQRKKSMKAITNAVAKSGLTKTEGIEEIDRLCKRILAMQTEKEFAKSSYESGLAKYWEIDNEIKQMQEKICSLEDEFGVGRVIEDDEARNVMAATALKSCEETLVQLQEKQERSVVEAGVEQKRIKDAREKLVALKNKFRSEKPSAREDKACDSTKKREDMESLMETLKEKFEVGIGESLSVPDMEDKIDELVNKVINLETAVSSQSALIERLSAETDELQAQIRALEVDKCTLIDGRNYLMNKVKEMEEKLHRIQDLNWTVEDRNNDLRTHFIEAHCNINHLSGRLCNVKPDEIESSKVNAGKEIEVADASADVKSELGSEEKESRNLYASDGCGIRSAKTEMVAVGSVQKEDSLAFTNEGGVSRGITENKVDSKKSEDRITESKVDSRASSMLVDTHSVAKSKGHKRVPEGEPDWKQLFMKGMENREKNLLMENSTMLSNHKDTKQHLVEVETNNQNSLFEITLQLKELKSSNATKDEEIQSLRRELSLCRTGPNDNNNTDQYAGPRPSSDMPIVTETSLNSPSRKEQNEDIGVMLSDQPQPISEIEENFRINIDELLNENLEFWYRFSTVFQELPKFNTGVKDLQAEISKLDERQKQDGNSTGKSLLISDVRPLYKHLGEVQTELNSWVERSLLLKDELKSRFSSLCDIEEEITQALKASAADDEIRFTSYQAAKFQGEILNMKQENNKVGKELEAGLDNARTLQLEIERTLEILIDDWELSRSKANRSGQLPHSDSRSRIPLRSFIFGVKPKKQKTSIFSCVHPAMYWKYKFGM is encoded by the exons ATGTTGCAGAGAGCTGCTAGCAATGCATATTCATGGTGGTGGGCTAGCCATATCAGAACAAAGCAGTCAAAATGGTTGGAACATAGTCTTGAag ATATGGAGGAGAAGGTGACATCAGTGCTTAAACTCATAGAAGAAGATGGAGATTCATTTGCCAAAAGAGCTGAAATGTACTACAAAAAGAGGCCAGAATTGATTCATTTTGTCGAAGAATCGTACAGGGCTTACCGTGCCTTAGCTGAACGATACGATCACATATCGACTGAGCTGCAAAATGCCAACAACACCATCGCTTCCGTTTTTCCGGATCGAGTCCAGTTTGCTATGGACGATGAAGACGAATATGACTCCCTGAGTTTCTTGAACAAGGCTACGGAGAACTCGAAAGGCAGTATCCCTATGGTTCCGAAGCTACCTGTTAAAGAGTTGAAGAGCTTAATAACATCAGCTACTAAGGATATGCAGCGTAAGAAATCAATGAAGGCTATTACCAATGCAGTTGCTAAATCCGGGTTGACGAAGACCGAGGGGATCGAAGAGATCGATAGGCTCTGTAAACGAATCCTGGCAATGCAAACCGAAAAAGAGTTTGCAAAGAGTAGTTACGAAAGTGGATTGGCCAAGTACTGGGAAATAGATAATGAGATCAAACAAATGCAAGAAAAAATTTGTAGCTTGGAAGACGAATTCGGTGTAGGTAGGGTCATCGAAGACGATGAGGCTCGAAATGTGATGGCTGCAACGGCTTTAAAATCGTGCGAAGAAACGTTGGTTCAACTGCAGGAGAAACAAGAGAGATCAGTCGTGGAAGCCGGAGTGGAGCAGAAAAGGATCAAGGATGCCAGGGAGAAGTTGGTCGCTTTAAAGAACAAGTTCCGCTCGGAAAAGCCATCGGCCAGGGAAGATAAAGCGTGCGACAGTACCAAAAAGAGAGAGGACATGGAGTCCTTAATGGAGACGCTGAAGGAGAAGTTTGAAGTTGGCATCGGTGAATCATTGAGTGTGCCAGACATGGAGGACAAGATTGATGAACTTGTGAACAAGGTGATAAACTTAGAAACGGCAGTCTCCTCGCAATCGGCTCTTATCGAGAGACTTAGTGCAGAGACCGATGAGCTTCAAGCCCAGATTCGAGCTTTGGAAGTTGATAAATGCACATTGATTGATGGAAGAAATTATTTGATGAACAAGGTAAAGGAAATGGAGGAGAAGTTGCATCGGATTCAGGACTTGAACTGGACTGTTGAAGATCGAAACAATGATCTCCGAACTCATTTTATCGAAGCACATTGTAATATCAATCACCTTTCAGGGAGACTGTGTAATGTGAAGCCAGATGAGATCGAATCGTCAAAAGTGAATGCAGGCAAGGAGATTGAGGTTGCTGATGCATCAGCCGATGTgaaatctgaattagggtctgaagaAAAGGAGAGTCGGAATCTGTATGCAAGTGATGGCTGCGGAATTCGGAGTGCGAAAACAGAGATGGTTGCTGTTGGTTCAGTACAAAAAGAAGACTCCCTTGCTTTTACAAATGAAGGTGGTGTTAGCCGGGGAATAACAGAGAACAAAGTTGATTCGAAGAAATCCGAAGACCGAATAACAGAGAGCAAAGTTGATTCGCGAGCTTCTTCGATGTTAGTAGACACTCATTCCGTAGCTAAATCGAAAGGACACAAAAGAGTACCCGAAGGCGAACCGGATTGGAAGCAGTTGTTCATGAAAGGTATGGAAAACAGAGAGAAGAACTTATTGATGGAAAACAGTACAATGCTTAGTAACCACAAGGATACCAAGCAGCACCTCGTGGAAGTAGAGACGAATAACCAGAATAGCCTGTTCGAGATAACGTTGCAGCTAAAGGAGCTGAAAAGCAGCAATGCCACAAAAGATGAAGAGATCCAATCCTTACGTCGGGAACTAAGCCTTTGTCGAACAGGTCCCAATGACAACAACAATACCGATCAATATGCGGGACCTAGACCAAGTTCTGATATGCCGATAGTGACTGAAACCTCATTGAACTCGCCATCCAGAAAGGAACAAAATGAAGACATTGGGGTGATGCTGAGCGATCAGCCTCAACCTATTTcagaaattgaagaaaatttcCGAATAAACATCGATGAACTGCTGAATGAGAACTTGGAGTTCTGGTACAGATTCAGCACTGTATTCCAAGAGTTACCTAAGTTCAATACCGGAGTGAAAGATTTACAGGCTGAGATATCGAAACTCGATGAACGACAAAAGCAAGATGGAAATAGCACTGGGAAATCTCTGCTAATATCAGATGTGCGACCCTTGTACAAACACCTAGGAGAAGTTCAGACAGAACTGAACAGTTGGGTCGAGAGAAGCTTATTACTGAAAGATGAACTGAAGAGCCGGTTTTCGTCTTTGTGTGACATTGAAGAAGAGATTACACAGGCATTAAAAGCAAGTGCAGCAGACGATGAGATCAGGTTCACGAGTTACCAAGCAGCAAAGTTCCAAGGCGAGATTTTGAACATGAAACAAGAGAATAACAAAGTTGGTAAGGAACTGGAAGCCGGTTTAGATAATGCAAGAACCCTGCAGCTCGAAATCGAGAGGACCCTGGAAATTTTGATAGATGACTGGGAACTTTCAAGATCCAAGGCCAATCGAAGCGGCCAACTACCCCACTCAGATAGTCGTAGTAGAATTCCTTTGAGATCATTTATCTTCGGTGTCAAACCAAAGAAGCAAAAGACATCCATATTTTCTTGTGTACACCCTGCAATGTATTGGAAGTATAAATTCGGGATGTAG
- the LOC121208807 gene encoding uncharacterized protein isoform X1, which translates to MAVSFPGFPWWFWGNSGNKEKQLVSNGSSLNSSDWGLGLREHETVKFPTKIASTKGKPNWQGNEERRVVDKEYDLVMVPSDGVHLSGYESDGPEWSIGWEEPHGPGFHGEDDDDGFAVLVPCYRPGCKELVESPNNQLLSAIKNLPTGFSSDFEAYMSKPILLGNIMEQVFMELV; encoded by the exons ATGGCAGTTTCCTTCCCTGGTTTTCCATGGTGGTTTTGGGGTAATAGTGGAAATAAGGAGAAACAGCTTGTTTCAAATGGATCTTCCTTAAATTCTTCTGATTGGGGTTTAGGTTTACGAGAGCATGAAACTGTTAAATTCCCAACAAAAATAGCCTCAACTAAAGGAAAACCAAATTGGCAAGGTAATGAAGAAAGGAGAGTGGTTGATAAAGAATATGACCTTGTGATGGTTCCATCAGATGGTGTGCATTTATCTGGATATGAATCAGATGGTCCAGAATGGTCCATTGGGTGGGAAGAACCACATGGTCCTGGTTTTCAtggtgaagatgatgatgatgggtTTGCTGTGTTGGTTCCATGTTATAGACCTGGTTGCAAAGAACTTGTTGAAAGCCCTAATAACCAGCTCTTGAGTGCCATCAAGAACCTCCCAACTGGGTTCTCTTCTG ACTTTGAAGCCTACATGTCAAAACCCATTTTACTAGGGAACATAATGGAACAAGTGTTTATGGAGCTTGTATAG